One stretch of Phocoena phocoena chromosome 10, mPhoPho1.1, whole genome shotgun sequence DNA includes these proteins:
- the LOC136129185 gene encoding LOW QUALITY PROTEIN: polypeptide N-acetylgalactosaminyltransferase 1-like (The sequence of the model RefSeq protein was modified relative to this genomic sequence to represent the inferred CDS: inserted 1 base in 1 codon; substituted 1 base at 1 genomic stop codon) has translation MRKFAYCKVVLATSLIWVLLDMFLLLYFSECNKCDEKKERGLPAGDVLEPVQKPHEGPGEMGKPVVIPKEDQEKMKEMFKINQFNLMPGEMIALNRSLPDVRLEGCKTKVYADNLPTTSVVIVFHNEAWNTLLRTVHSVINRSPRHMLEEIVPVDDASERDFLDFLKRPLESYVKKLKVPVHVIRMEQRSGLIRARLKGAAVSKGQVITFLDAHCECTVGWLEPLLARIKHDRKTVVCPIIDVISDDTFEYMAGXYGGFNWKLNFRWYPVPQREVDRRKGDXTLPVRTPTMAGGLFSIDRDYFQEIGTYDAGMDIWGGENLEISFRIWQCGGTSEIVTCSHVGHVFRKATPYTFPGGTGQIINKNNRRLAEVWMDEFKNFFYIISPGVTKVDYGDISSRLGLRHKLQCRPFSWYLENIYPDSQIPRHYFSLGEIRNVETNQCLDNMARKENEKVGIFSCHGMGGNQVFSYTANKEIRTDDLCLDVSKLNGPVTTLTCHHLKGNQLWEYDPVKLTLQHVDSNQCLDKATEEDSQVPSIRDCNGSRSQQWLL, from the exons ATGAGAAAATTTGCATATTGCAAGGTGGTCCTAGCCACCTCCTTGATTTGGGTACTCTTGGATATGTTCCTGCTGCTTTACTTCAGTGAATGCAACAAATGtgatgaaaaaaaagagagaggacttcCTGCTGGGGATGTTCTAGAGCCAGTACAAAAGCCTCATGAAGGTCCTGGAGAAATGGGGAAACCAGTCGTCATTCCTAAAGAGGATCAAGAAAAGATGAAAGAGATGTTTAAAATCAATCAGTTCAATTTAATGCCAGGTGAGATGATTGCACTCAACAGATCTTTACCAGATGTTAGGTTAGAAGGGTGTAAAACAAAGGTGTATGCAGATAATCTTCCTACCACAAGTGTGGtgattgttttccataatgaggCTTGGAACACACTTCTGCGAACTGTCCATAGTGTCATTAATCGCTCACCAAGACACATGCTAGAAGAAATTGTTCCTGTAGATGATGCCAGTGAAagagacttttt AGACTTTTTGAAAAGACCTCTAGAGAGttatgtgaaaaaattaaaagtaccaGTTCACGTAATTCGAATGGAGCAACGTTCTGGATTGATCAGAGCTAGGTTAAAAGGAGCTGCAGTGTCTAAAGGCCAAGTGATCACCTTTTTAGATGCTCACTGTGAATGTACAGTGGGGTGGCTGGAGCCTCTCTTAGCCAGGATCAAACATGACAGGAAGACAGTGGTCTGTCCTATCATTGATGTGATCAGTGATGATACTTTTGAGTACATGGCAG CCTATGGTGGATTCAACTGGAAGCTCAACTTTCGCTGGTATCCTGTTCCCCAAAGAGAAGTGGACAGAAGGAAAGGTGATTGAACTCTTCCTGTGAGAACACCTACGATGGCAGGAGGCCTTTTTTCAATAGACAGAGATTACTTTCAGGAAATTGGAACATATGATGCTGGAATGGATATTTGGGGAGGAGAAAACCTAGAAATTTCCTTTAGGATTTGGCAGTGTGGAGGAACTTCGGAGATTGTTACTTGCTCACATGTTGGACATGTGTTTCGGAAAGCTACACCCTACACGTTTCCAGGAGGCACAGGGCAGattatcaataaaaataacagacGACTTGCAGAAGTGTGGATGGATGAATTCAAGAATTTCTTCTATATAATTTCTCCAGGTGTTACAAAGGTAGATTATGGAGATATATCATCAAGACTTGGTCTAAGACACAAACTCCAATGCAGACCTTTCTCTTGGTACCTAGAGAATATTTATCCCGATTCTCAGATTCCACGTCACTATTTCTCTCTGGGAGAGATACGAAATGTGGAAACAAATCAGTGTCTCGATAACATGgctagaaaagagaatgaaaaagttgGAATTTTTAGCTGTCACGGTATGGGAGGTAATCAGGTTTTCTCTTACACTGCCAAcaaagaaattagaacagatgACCTTTGCTTGGATGTCTCCAAACTTAATGGCCCAGTCACAACGCTCACATGCCACCACCTAAAAggcaaccagctctgggagtatgATCCGGTGAAACTAACCCTGCAGCATGTGGACAGTAATCAGTGCCTGGATAAAGCCACAGAAGAGGACAGCCAGGTGCCCAGCATTAGAGACTGCAATGGAAGCCGGTCCCAGCAGTGGCTTCTTTGA
- the BRD2 gene encoding bromodomain-containing protein 2, with product MLQNVTPHNKLPGEGNAGLLGLGPEAAAPGKRIRKPSLLYEGFESPTMASVPALQLTPANPPPPEVSNPKKPGRVTNQLQYLHKVVMKALWKHQFAWPFRQPVDAVKLGLPDYHKIIKQPMDMGTIKRRLENNYYWAASECMQDFNTMFTNCYIYNKPTDDIVLMAQTLEKIFLQKVASMPQEEQELVVTIPKNSHKKGAKLAALQGSITSAHQVPAVSSVSHTALYTPPPEIPTTVLNIPHPSVISSPLLKSLHSAGPPLLAVSAAPPAQPLAKKKGVKRKADTTTPTPTAILAPGSPASPPGGLEPKAARLPPMRRESGRPIKPPRKDLPDSQQQHQSSKKGKLSEQLKHCNGILKELLSKKHAAYAWPFYKPVDASALGLHDYHDIIKHPMDLSTVKRKMENRDYRDAQEFAADVRLMFSNCYKYNPPDHDVVAMARKLQDVFEFRYAKMPDEPLEPGPLPVSTALPPGLAKSSSESSSEESSSESSSEEEEEEDEDDEEEEEESESSDSEEERAHRLAELQEQLRAVHEQLAALSQGPISKPKRKREKKEKKKKRKAEKHRGRAGVEEDDKGPRAPRASQPKKSKKASGSGAGSAATLGPPGFGPSGGSSTKLPKKATKTAPPALPAGYDSEEEEESRPMSYDEKRQLSLDINKLPGEKLGRVVHIIQAREPSLRDSNPEEIEIDFETLKPSTLRELERYVLSCLRKKPRKPYTIKKPVGKTKEELALEKKRELEKRLQDVSGQLNSTKKPPKKASEKTETSSAQQVAVSRLSASSSSSDSSSSSSSSSSSDTSDSDSG from the exons ATGCTGCAAAACGTGACTCCCCACAACAA GCTCCCTGGGGAGGGGAATGCAGGGTTACTGGGGCTGGGCCCAGAGGCAGCAGCGCCTGGGAAAAGGATTCGAAAGCCCTCCCTGTTGTATGAGGGATTCGAGAGCCCCACAATGGCTTCAGTGCCGGCTTTGCAACTAACTCCTGCCAACCCACCACCCCCGGAGGTGTCCAATCCCAAAAAGCCAGGACGGGTTACCAACCAGTTGCAATACCTGCACAAGGTGGTGATGAAGGCTCTGTGGAAACATCAGTTTGCATGGCCCTTCCGGCAGCCTGTGGATGCTGTCAAACTGGGTCTGCCG gatTATCACAAAATTATAAAGCAGCCTATGGATATGGGTACTATTAAGAGGAGACTTGAAAACAACTATTACTGGGCTGCCTCAGAGTGTATGCAGGATTTTAATACCATGTTCACCAACTGTTATATCTACAACAAG CCTACTGATGATATTGTCCTGATGGCACAAACGCTGGAAAAGATCTTTCTACAGAAGGTGGCATCAATGCCACAAGAGGAACAAGAGCTTGTGGTGACTATCCCTAAGAACAGCCACAAGAAAGGGGCCAAATTGGCAG cactccAGGGCAGTATCACCAGTGCCCATCAGGTGCCTGCTGTCTCTTCTGTGTCTCACACAGCCCTGTATACTCCACCACCTGAGATACCTACCACTGTCCTCAACATTCCCCACCCGTCGGTCATCTCTTCGCCCCTTCTCAAGTCCTTGCACTCTGCTGGACCCCCGCTCCTTGCTGTCTCTGcagctcccccagcccagccccttgcCAAG aaaaaaGGGGTAAAGCGGAAAGCAGATACTACCACCCCTACACCTACAGCTATCCTGGCTCCTGGCTCCCCAGCTAGCCCTCCCGGGGGTCTTGAGCCTAAGGCAGCACGGCTTCCCCCTATGCGTAGAGAGAGTGGCCGCCCTATCAAGCCCCCACGCAAAGACTTGCCTGACTCTCAGCAACAACACCAAAGCTCCAAAAAAGGAAAGCTGTCGGAACAGTTAAAACACTGCAATGGCATTTTGAAGGAATTACTCTCTAAGAAGCATGCTGCCTATGCCTGGCCTTTCTATAAACCAGTGGACGCTTCTGCTCTTGGCCTGCATGACTACCATGACATCATTAAGCACCCCATGGACCTCAGCACTGTCAAG CGGAAGATGGAGAATCGTGATTACCGGGATGCACAGGAGTTTGCTGCTGACGTGCGGCTTATGTTCTCCAACTGCTATAAGTACAATCCCCCAGACCATGATGTTGTGGCCATGGCACGAAAGTTACAG GATGTATTTGAGTTCCGTTATGCCAAGATGCCAGATGAACCACTGGAACCAGGGCCTTTACCAGTCTCTACTGCCTTGCCCCCTGGCTTGGCCAAATCATCTTCAGAGTCCTCCAGCGAGGAAAGTAGCAGTGAGAGCTCttctgaggaggaggaggaagaagatgaggacgacgaagaggaggaagaagagagtgaAAGCTCTGACTCTGAGGAAGAAAGGGCTCATCGCTTGGCTGAACTACAGGAAcag ctTCGAGCAGTACATGAACAACTGGCTGCCCTGTCCCAAGGCCCGATATCCAAGCCCAAgcgaaagagagaaaaaaaagagaaaaagaagaaacggAAGGCAGAGAAGCATCGAGGCCGAGCTGGGGTTGAGGAAGATGACAAAGGGCCTCGGGCACCTCGCGCATCTCAGCCCAAGAAGTCCAAGAAAGCGAGTGGCAGTGGGGCTGGCAGCGCTGCTACCCTAGGCCCTCCTGGCTTTGGACCTTCTGGAGGAAGTAGCACCAA ACTCCCCAAAAAGGCCACAAAGacagccccacctgccctgccTGCAGGCTATGattcagaggaagaggaagaaagcaggCCCATGAGTTACGACGAGAAGCGGCAGTTGAGCCTGGACATCAACAAGTTGCCCGGGGAGAAACTGGGTCGAGTTGTACACATAATTCAAGCCAGGGAGCCCTCTTTACGTGACTCAAACCCAGAAGAAATTGAGATTGATTTTGAAACGCTCAAGCCATCCACACTTAGAGAGCTTGAACGCTATGTCCTTTCCTGCCTACGAAAGAAACCTCGGAAGCCCTATA ctaTTAAGAAACCTGTGGGAAAGACAAAGGAGGAACTGGCTTTGGAGAAGAAGCGGGAACTAGAAAAGCGGTTACAAGATGTTAGTGGGCAGCTCAATTCTACCAAAAAGCCCCCCAAGAAAG CGAGTGAAAAAACAGAGACGTCATCGGCACAGCAGGTAGCAGTGTCCCGCCTCAGTGCTTCCAGCTCCAGCTCAGATTCCAGCTCCtcttcttcatcatcatcttcttcaGACACCAGTGATTCAGACTCAGGCTAA